In a single window of the Portunus trituberculatus isolate SZX2019 chromosome 1, ASM1759143v1, whole genome shotgun sequence genome:
- the LOC123516249 gene encoding anaphase-promoting complex subunit 13-like: MDSQLQFDGKLLGLVDTAWLLDRLPSDDIAVPVQELPDPEPDTATPNQTLRQQEHKWGDLVLSNLTDTQGQNAAS; encoded by the coding sequence ATGGACTCCCAGCTTCAGTTTGATGGCAAGTTACTGGGTCTGGTGGACACGGCCTGGCTTCTGGACCGACTGCCTAGTGATGACATTGCAGTACCAGTCCAGGAGTTGCCAGATCCTGAACCAGATACTGCTACTCCCAACCAGACACTCAGACAGCAGGAACACAAGTGGGGTGACCTTGTGCTCTCCAACCTCACTGACACACAGGGACAGAATGCTGCTAGTTAG